The Canis lupus dingo isolate Sandy chromosome 7, ASM325472v2, whole genome shotgun sequence DNA window agggtccaacttcattcttttgcatgtgctcATCTAGTTGTCCCAACAAATACAGatcaatgttttttttgtttatatacttattcattgttttcttattcatttatttctgttattaagtGAAGAAATTCACTTTATAtcaaaaacatattaaataacagtaataatatatacaaatagaagTGGAAAGTCAGGAccaaaaaaatgaacacatacaCATTCTCTGAAAATCAAATTTGACTTCAAAATTTTTGGCagtcaaagagacaagaaaaagtGGTCTTCTTAACATCAATAATTCACTTAAACTACATTCTAACccatttgtttattaaaataatattcagagCCTAAAATATCTTTTGGCTAtggttatttagaaaaaaagaatttaaaaagatgtattttccaTCCACTCAAATTCCTCACagaccagaaaaaaatcaatccaagCTTAAAATACCATCTCCTTGCAAGAAAGAGCATTTATAATACTAATCTTTATAAACCTTACATAgagagatccctggatggctcagcggtttggtgcctgccttcggcccagggcgtaatcctggagtcccaggatcgagccctgcgtcgggctccccgcatgcttctccctcctcctgtgtctctgcctctctctctctctatcataaataaacaaatctttaaaaaaaaaaaaaaatagtaggtactcagtaaacgTCAGTGGctcatcatatttaaaaaaaaaaaaaaaaagcttgatcactatgccatcatcaagttccccttaactactgagtcagccttgaagaaaatagaagacaacaacacacttgtgttcattgtggatgtcaaggccaataagcaccagatcaaacaggctgtgaagaagctctatgacattgatgtggccaaggtcaacaccttgatcaggcctgatggagagaagaaagcatatgttcgactggctcctgactatgatgctttggatgttgccaacaaaattgggatcatttTGGGatcacaaagcagggttacaccGTTATGAGctgatttccgattagggtgtgcccagcagcttgactccctctgcctgcttctctgcctctctctctgtgtgtgtcactcatgaataaataaataaaatcttaaataaaaaaaaaaaacttatgtagAGCCCTTTTTTCCTCAGTAATGGAATATCTCTAAACCAAACCATGAAGTAAATGTGATGTCTTTAGCATCTCCTCCCACCTCTTTGGGTGCTTCTCACTAAGAAGCAAAAGCTTCCACAAAGGTCCCTTTTCTTAACCCAGCACTTCAGAGATATTTGTCTTGTAAATTGATCTGATAGACTAATCATTGCTAATGTTTTAATGGATCTAGATTTATCAATATGTTCTCTAGTAGAATTGCACTCTGGGAACTTTTTGAAACAATATCTTATCCAAAGTCATTGTCAGATCTGTGACCAAGGTATTTTAGAGTAGGCAGTTCTTAAAGAAATGTTACCACATAGACACTTAATTGCCCATACAAAAATTTTCCCCATGATTATAAAGGTAAATGagaattttcctttctaataCCCCATGACCTTTTTATAGGTCAAGaatgaaaaagtataaaataaattccttcagTGTGAGAGCCAGGCCATAGCATGCTGAAACCTAtggagttttccttttttaaaataactggcagagggcagccccagtggcccaaggggtttagagctgcctttggcccaggttgtgatcctggagtcctgggattgagtccctcaatccccgcatggagccagcttctccctctgcctgtgtctctgcctctatctctgtgtctctcataaataaataaaatctaaaaaaaaaaaaaaaaattcgctTCTTTAATTCCAGAAGTCTTGAAGGTAGTTTTCACAGCTTTAGCTTTCATCTCTGCCCTTCATTGAGAGCAGTGTCTGTGATGACGACTTTTCTGTGGCAACCATTGATGATAAATGCTTGGAGCAACAGCTCTAAATGTCTATgatgtcttaatattttttttaaagttgttttttttaatttttatttatttatgatagtcacagagagagagagagagagagagagggagagagagaggcagagacacaggcagaggaagaagcaggctccatgcaccgggagcccgatgtgggactcgatcccgggtctccaggattgcgccctgggccaaaggcaggcgctaaactgctgcgccacccagggatccctgatgtcttaatatttttaaatttgggcaTGCTCCTTTCTCTGgagtcttgttttaaaatttttgaccaAAGGTCTAATGATTCcttatattcaaaaaaaattttttttaagttttagggtACCAAATCCtaatacatgcaacaacatgaatgaatctcaaaagcattctcttaagtgaaacaagtcagactcACAAaattacatactatatgattccattaatgTGACATCctgaaaaaggtaaataaaaccagaaagacagaaaagagatcAGTGGATGCCAGAGACTGGGGCTGGGGGCAAGTATTGACTACAAAGGGACAGGGCAGGTTTTTTTGGAGATGGAAGCATTCCAATCTTAATTTTGGTGGTAGTTAAGAGACTCAAAACTCACAGACCtataattaatgtacagttttagtaaagggtgaattttattatatatcatcataatttttaaaaatgaaaaaaaaatgtccaaatacTTTTAAGGACCTACAAATACTTTACCACAGATATAAAGGTATTTTCTATCAAAGGGTCATCAATAACTTTTAAGGCACCACCACTAGAGCACAATATTGACACCTGTCTCTTTCATAGGACTTCTGCAATTTGTCCTAATTTCTAATATCTTTTATGTCTATCTGCCACTTTTATAGAACATCAACAATCTgtcctaaataaaattttatttgtttcttttctaggaatggaaaggcattccagaTAATACCCTCAGATTCTGGAAAACATTATTTCCATCAGAGGATGAATGGTCTTTCCCATAGACAACTGCAATATAACATGTCAGACATACCTTGACTGACTTGTTCAGGCAGGCTTGATGTAATTGGGGTTTTCTTGTATACCAAGACTTGACACAGTCCATGCTTTAAGAAGAGTGCtggtatttttagaaatttctagaATCTGAGTTAGGAATTTTGGAAACTGCCTTCTATATGTCTTCCTTCCACAAAATTCTCCAGGGGTAGAGattacaaagaagaaattaataccATCATCATGCCTTCTCTCCTGCATAGACTGCCAACTGATGAGGCAGCAGAAAGCAAGCTGAGTTGCAAagcagaagcagacaccctgcaacctccccctttcccccactCCTGGGTGGggtatgtgtgacattcctccaggaaacttCCAATTATCTTAATGTTACTATTTTGctagaggaaacaaaacaaaacaaaaccttagcTTAATAATAGCAAGGCCTCCAGTGTCCTGAGGGCATATGAAAGTCCTATGGACACCTCCCTTTGTCATTACCTCCTGCAAACTCCATAGTGTGTAATCAGCCATTCCTCACACCCCCCagtgcagcagctctttctgtgCACGGGTCCTggcctgtgctttaataaaatcacctttttgcaccaacaatgtctcaagaattccttcttggtgggcagcccgggtggctcaggggtttagtgccgccttcagcccaggacctgatcctggagacccgggattgagtcccacatcaggctccctgcatggagcctgcttctccctctgcctgtgtctgtctgtctgtctctctttctctctctgtgcctctcatgaataaataaataaaatcttaaaaaaaaaaaaataagaattcctCTTGGCCGTTGTCTCTGGAC harbors:
- the LOC112647844 gene encoding 60S ribosomal protein L23a-like, encoding MQQFIRFCEGKDVTSEFRVKVGEKGTVLSKRQWLIIFKKKKKKLDHYAIIKFPLTTESALKKIEDNNTLVFIVDVKANKHQIKQAVKKLYDIDVAKVNTLIRPDGEKKAYVRLAPDYDALDVANKIGIILGSQSRVTPL